The following coding sequences are from one Salvia hispanica cultivar TCC Black 2014 chromosome 3, UniMelb_Shisp_WGS_1.0, whole genome shotgun sequence window:
- the LOC125211946 gene encoding nuclear pore complex protein NUP93A, giving the protein MTSDADMSGWTGLLHSSSKLIEQAAPSAQFPPLQRNLDQLEALSKKLKAKTLRAEAPSQSIAATRLLAREGLNAEQLARDLKSFELKTTFEDVFPAEATTVEEYLQQVHEMAMLSAVQEAQKDNLRSFNDYMMSVLQEDWQKEKRDFLQSLNRISILPRTNVHDSSSGVSRQGQIVPMTSSPGLSSGQSGAELALLADKPIVEKKAAAYAEVVKNLNSARQHGSPFKPAAAFKSAYESLRMDSSGSKSVSMLKIWHLIMTLMGEDPSVKRSVSKRMSLVIGARHHLEWGHEKYVMDMIHSHPAQAALGGAVGNLQRIRAFLRMRLREYGVLDFDAGDTRRQPPIDTTWQQIYFCLRTGYHEEALGVARTSRVSQQFTTLLSEWISTGGMVSTETAASASEECEKILRMVDRVGRPSYDKKKLLLHAIISGSRRLIDRLLRELPTIFNTIEDFLWFMLSAVRESSGGSSSVVLNGGVSSYSLEDLQAYLNKFEPSYYTKNGKDPLVYPYVLLLSIQLLPGVLHLSKDIGDSGFSVDSVHITIVLADYGVLPEGSGSGQKLGVMDALAEASSIIRQYGAEYLRHGYLSMALEYYAQAAAAVGGGQLSWIGRASMDQQRQMTLMLKQLLTEILLRDGGISLLLGSRGAGEEGQLGRFLTDGQKRREFLFEAARQCQDAGLYDKSIEIQKRIGAFSAALDTINKCLSEALCALSRGTLDGESRITGLIHSGNDILETFKYYPEISPQERATVIEQQNVLRQLEAILAIHKLARSGNKLDALREIARLPFLPLDPRSTDSTPDAFQNVSPHVEACVPGLLKDALNCLDNVTDTDGSLRAMKAKIANFLANNLNRSWPRDLYEKIARSL; this is encoded by the exons ATGACGAGCGATGCCGACATGAGTGGTTGGACTGGTCTGCTGCATTCTTCTTCCAAGCTAATTGAACAAGCCGCTCCTTCTGCTCAGTTTCCGCCGCTTCAG AGGAATTTGGATCAGTTGGAGGCTCTCTCGAAGAAGCTCAAGGCCAAAACCCTACGCGCCGAAGCTCCGTCCCAGTCTATTGCGGCTACTAG GCTATTAGCTCGGGAGGGGTTAAATGCAGAGCAGCTAGCTCGTGATCTCAAGTCCTTTGAATTAAAG ACCACATTTGAAGATGTATTTCCTGCGGAGGCAACAACAGTTGAAGAGTATCTCCAACAG GTCCATGAAATGGCAATGCTCTCAGCTGTTCAGGAAGCTCAGAAGGATAATCTTAGAAGTTTCAATGATTATATGATGTCTGTATTGCAG GAGGACTggcaaaaggaaaaaagagaTTTTCTTCAGAGCCTGAATCGAATTTCAATACTACCGAGAACAAATGTCCATGATTCGAGCAGTGGGGTTAGTCGCCAGGGTCAAATAGTACCTATGACTTCAAGCCCTGGGCTTTCGTCAGGACAATCTGGTGCCGAGCTGGcacttttggctgataaacCCATAGTTGAAAAAAAGGCTGCAGCATATGCTGAAGTTGTGAAGAATCTTAACAGTGCTAGACAGCATGGTTCACCCTTCAAA CCTGCTGCAGCTTTTAAAAGTGCATATGAAAGTCTGAGAATGGACTCATCTGGATCAAAATCTGTCAGCATGCTGAAGATTTGGCATCTAATTATG ACATTAATGGGTGAGGACCCAAGTGTAAAACGGAGTGTTTCTAAGAGAATGTCCTTAGTGATTGGAGCTCGGCACCATCTGGAGTGGGGACATGAGAAGTATGTAATGGATATGATTCACAGTCATCCTGCGCAg GCTGCTCTTGGCGGGGCTGTTGGAAATCTGCAAAGAATTCGTGCCTTCCTTCGG ATGCGTTTAAGGGAATATGGAGTTCTTGACTTTGATGCTGGTGATACCCGAAGACAGCCTCCTATAGACACCACATGGCAGCAG ATATACTTTTGCCTGAGAACTGGATACCATGAAGAAGCTCTGGGTGTTGCACGGACATCTCGTGTCTCCCAGCAATTCACTACACTG CTTTCTGAGTGGATTTCTACGGGAGGTATGGTATCAACAGAGACTGCAGCTTCTGCTTCAGAAGAATGTGAGAAAATATTGAGGATGGTTGATCGAGTTGGTCGACCATCATATGACAAGAAAAAGTTACTCCTGCATGCTATTATATCTGGCTCTAGGAGGCTGATTGACAGGTTGCTTAGAGAGCTACCGACTATCTTTAATACAATCGAAGATTTCTTATGGTTCATGTTGTCTGCTGTACGGGAAAGCTCTGGTGGTTCCTCTTCGGTTGTCCTCAATGGTGGAGTATCATCTTACAGTTTGGAGGATTTGCAGGCGtatctaaataaatttgagCCATCATATTATACAAAGAATGGAAAGGACCCTTTGGTTTATCCATATGTATTACTTTTAAGCATCCAGCTTCTTCCAGGCGTTCTTCATTTGTCAAAAGATATTGGAGATAGTGGATTTAGTGTTGATTCAGTGCATATAACAATTGTGCTAGCTGATTATGGCGTCCTTCCTGAAGGTTCTGGGTCAGGACAAAAACTTGGAGTGATGGATGCCTTGGCTGAGGCGTCCAGCATCATTAGGCAATATGGGGCTGAGTATTTGCGCCATGGTTACCTTTCAATGGCATTAGAGTATTATGCTCAAGCAGCTGCCGCCGTGGGTGGTGGGCAATTGTCATGGATTGGAAGAGCTAGCATGGATCAGCAAAGGCAGATGACCCTGATGTTGAAGCAACTTTTGACAGAGATTCTTTTACGTGATGGTGGTATATCACTTTTGCTTGGCTCAAGAGGTGCTGGAGAAGAAGGTCAGTTGGGAAGATTTTTGACTGATGGACAGAAAAGACGAGAGTTTTTGTTCGAAGCTGCCCGACAATGTCAGGATGCTGGTTTATATGATAAA TCTATAGAGATTCAAAAAAGAATTGGAGCATTTTCTGCTGCGCTGGATACAATAAACAAGTGTCTATCTGAAGCTCTTTGTGCCTTATCGCGCGGCACACTGGATGGTGAAAGCCGGATTACTGGACTTATACATTCTGGAAATGATATCTTGGAAACATTCAAGTACTACCCAGAAATCAG TCCTCAAGAGAGAGCAACTGTAATTGAGCAACAAAACGTGCTGAGGCAGCTTGAAGCAATCTTAGCCATCCATAAACTTGCAAGGTCTGGGAATAAGCTAGATGCATTGAGGGAGATTGCAAGACTTCCATTTCTTCCACTGGACCCGAGATCTACAGATTCCACACCTGATGCCTTCCAAAACGTGTCACCTCATGTTGAAGCCTGTGTACCAGGCCTTCTCAAAGACGCTCTCAATTGTTTGGACAATGTCACTGATACAGATGGATCTCTCCGTGCTATGAAAGCTAAG ATCGCTAACTTTCTTGCCAACAACCTTAATCGGAGCTGGCCTCGTGATTTGTATGAAAAAATTGCTCGAAGCTTGTGA